One region of Streptomyces sp. NBC_00442 genomic DNA includes:
- a CDS encoding alpha/beta hydrolase, which translates to MHFTSERRLDDGVAERAFTLGEIPGFLWTPACASSAAPVPLILLGHPPLGLDKMYPRLVARALHSAAQGIATATIELPGSGSRPRWPAVDQARADLRRAMGAGEPVSEEIIDALVLPLVDRAVPEWRAALDALLSLPDIGGPVGYSGGVISIGIRLAVVEPRIVAAGLFAGSLVPRAMFEEARRVTVPLHVLLQWDDEGNDRQAALDLFDAFGSKEKSLHANMGGHTGVPQFAGDAAAQFFTRHLK; encoded by the coding sequence ATGCACTTCACTTCTGAACGACGGCTCGACGACGGCGTCGCCGAGCGAGCATTCACCCTCGGCGAGATCCCGGGCTTCCTGTGGACACCCGCATGCGCCTCATCTGCCGCGCCGGTGCCGCTGATCCTTCTGGGGCACCCTCCCCTCGGGCTGGACAAGATGTATCCCCGGCTGGTGGCCCGTGCCCTGCACTCCGCGGCGCAGGGCATCGCCACCGCCACCATCGAGCTCCCCGGAAGCGGCAGCCGGCCCCGTTGGCCGGCGGTCGACCAGGCCCGCGCCGACCTGCGCCGGGCCATGGGCGCCGGCGAGCCGGTGAGCGAGGAGATCATCGACGCCCTCGTCCTTCCGCTCGTCGACAGGGCGGTCCCCGAATGGCGTGCCGCCCTGGACGCCCTTCTCTCCCTGCCGGACATCGGCGGCCCGGTCGGGTACTCCGGAGGAGTCATCTCCATCGGCATCCGGTTGGCGGTGGTCGAGCCGCGCATCGTGGCCGCGGGCCTCTTCGCCGGGAGTCTCGTGCCGCGCGCCATGTTCGAGGAGGCCCGACGGGTCACCGTTCCCCTGCACGTCCTGCTCCAATGGGACGACGAAGGGAACGACCGGCAGGCGGCCCTGGACCTGTTCGACGCCTTCGGTTCCAAGGAGAAGTCCCTGCACGCCAACATGGGCGGGCACACCGGCGTCCCGCAGTTCGCCGGGGACGCCGCGGCCCAGTTCTTCACTCGCCATCTGAAGTGA
- a CDS encoding endo-beta-N-acetylglucosaminidase H — MRIFDRSRVRTAALALVAAAALVGGAAATAPAATAPAPAKKGPTSVAYVEVNSESMLNVGKYTLANGGGNVFDVAVIFAANINYDTTKKSAYLYFNDNVRRVLDNAQTQIRPLQAKGIKVMLSVLGNHQGAGFANFPSQAAATGFAKQLSDAVAKYGLDGIDFDDEYAEYGNNGTGQPNSSSFVYLVSALRANMPGKLISLYNIGPAASSLSYGGVNISSKFNYAWNPYYGTWGVPGIALPKSGLSPAAIDFASTSASTAASLAKRTVSGGYGVYLTYNLDGSDRHSYVSSFTQPLYGSDAVYTP; from the coding sequence ATGCGCATCTTCGATCGGAGCAGAGTGCGGACCGCCGCACTCGCGCTCGTGGCTGCCGCGGCCCTGGTGGGCGGCGCGGCGGCGACCGCCCCGGCCGCGACCGCGCCGGCGCCGGCCAAGAAGGGGCCGACCTCGGTGGCGTACGTCGAGGTGAACAGCGAGAGCATGCTCAACGTCGGCAAGTACACCCTCGCCAACGGCGGAGGCAATGTGTTCGACGTGGCCGTCATCTTCGCGGCGAACATCAACTACGACACGACCAAGAAGTCGGCGTACCTGTACTTCAACGACAACGTGCGGCGCGTCCTCGACAACGCCCAGACGCAGATACGACCGCTGCAGGCCAAGGGCATCAAGGTGATGCTGTCGGTGCTCGGCAACCATCAGGGCGCCGGCTTCGCCAACTTCCCGTCCCAGGCCGCGGCCACCGGGTTCGCCAAGCAGCTGTCCGACGCCGTGGCCAAGTACGGCCTCGACGGCATCGACTTCGACGACGAATACGCCGAGTACGGCAACAACGGCACCGGCCAGCCCAACAGCAGCTCTTTCGTCTACCTGGTCTCCGCCCTGCGCGCGAACATGCCCGGCAAGCTCATCTCCCTCTACAACATCGGCCCCGCGGCGTCGAGCCTGTCGTACGGCGGCGTGAACATCTCGTCGAAGTTCAACTACGCCTGGAACCCGTACTACGGAACCTGGGGTGTTCCGGGCATCGCGCTGCCGAAGTCGGGCCTGTCACCGGCGGCCATCGACTTCGCGTCGACGTCGGCGAGTACGGCGGCGAGCCTCGCCAAGCGCACGGTGAGCGGGGGCTACGGCGTGTACCTCACCTACAACCTGGACGGCTCCGACCGGCACAGTTACGTCTCCAGCTTCACCCAACCGCTGTACGGGAGCGACGCGGTCTACACGCCGTAG
- a CDS encoding alpha/beta fold hydrolase, which translates to MTDLADSLGVPIQDPSPPSAVFYSRAGCRLHALDWGATGPHDPHVPDVLLLHGGGLSAHTWDFVCLGLRGAARLVALDLRGHGDSDWSDDYRIATLAEDVIAAAGHLALDRVRLVGMSLGGVVAAHAADAYPDRVERLALVDVAPGVDFESTGRVRAFMAGLGPVAGLDAVVDAAMRVNPRAHRPSVTYRMSTLFRPLPGGGWLPKGDPRPPDFRAILTAIDQLALQLAELPVLLVRGGRSRVLPQSIAERLVACVPDAELVVIPDAGHNVQEDNPAALVDALRAFLTR; encoded by the coding sequence ATGACGGACCTGGCGGATTCCCTGGGAGTCCCGATCCAGGACCCTTCACCGCCGTCCGCGGTCTTCTACTCCCGTGCCGGCTGCCGACTGCACGCGTTGGACTGGGGCGCGACCGGCCCCCATGACCCGCACGTCCCGGACGTCCTGCTGCTGCACGGTGGCGGGCTGAGCGCGCACACCTGGGACTTCGTGTGCCTGGGGCTGCGCGGGGCCGCCCGCCTCGTCGCCCTGGATCTGCGCGGCCACGGCGACAGCGACTGGAGCGACGACTATCGCATCGCCACCCTGGCCGAGGACGTCATCGCCGCGGCCGGCCATCTGGCCCTCGACCGGGTGCGACTGGTCGGGATGTCGCTCGGCGGTGTGGTCGCGGCCCATGCCGCCGACGCGTACCCCGACCGCGTCGAGCGCCTGGCGCTCGTCGATGTCGCACCCGGCGTCGACTTCGAAAGCACCGGGCGGGTACGGGCGTTCATGGCCGGGCTCGGCCCGGTCGCCGGACTCGACGCGGTCGTGGACGCCGCGATGCGGGTCAACCCGCGAGCCCACCGGCCGAGCGTCACCTATCGCATGAGCACCCTGTTCCGCCCCCTTCCCGGCGGGGGCTGGCTGCCGAAGGGAGACCCGCGACCGCCCGACTTCCGGGCCATTCTCACCGCGATCGACCAACTCGCTCTGCAATTAGCCGAGTTGCCCGTCCTTCTGGTGCGCGGCGGGCGCAGCAGGGTACTCCCGCAGTCCATCGCGGAACGCCTGGTGGCGTGCGTTCCGGACGCCGAACTCGTGGTGATCCCGGACGCGGGCCACAATGTGCAGGAGGACAACCCGGCCGCGCTCGTCGACGCCTTGCGTGCCTTCCTGACGCGCTGA
- a CDS encoding TetR family transcriptional regulator: MAARVRRTPDEAKRLILEAAAGLLAAGGPAAVRVRAVAAEVGVSDAAVNHHFGTHEQLLSALLRFGGSKLKSELRTALGGWSDEAADPAGLVRVLSALYADGFAELALALRQLGWRDTGSGMLDEVVDRLHTTARAACATTGRTAPSRETVQLTVAALHQAVATEPLFGDEFRRSAGLDAGARDRLLDWWTETLRSILAGTD; the protein is encoded by the coding sequence GTGGCTGCCCGCGTACGACGTACACCCGACGAGGCCAAGCGGCTGATCCTTGAGGCCGCGGCCGGACTGCTCGCCGCGGGCGGTCCGGCGGCCGTGCGAGTACGGGCCGTCGCCGCCGAGGTCGGGGTGTCCGACGCCGCGGTCAATCACCACTTCGGCACCCACGAGCAGTTGCTGTCCGCTCTGTTGCGCTTCGGCGGGTCGAAACTGAAGTCCGAACTGCGCACCGCCCTCGGCGGATGGAGCGACGAAGCGGCCGACCCCGCCGGGCTCGTCCGCGTCCTGTCCGCGCTGTACGCCGACGGGTTCGCCGAACTCGCCCTTGCTTTGCGGCAGTTGGGATGGCGGGACACCGGCAGCGGGATGCTGGACGAGGTCGTGGACCGCCTGCACACCACCGCTCGGGCCGCCTGTGCGACCACCGGCCGGACAGCCCCTTCGCGTGAGACCGTCCAGCTCACGGTGGCCGCACTGCACCAAGCCGTCGCGACGGAGCCGCTGTTCGGCGACGAGTTCCGCAGGAGCGCCGGCCTTGACGCGGGCGCTCGGGATCGCCTGCTCGACTGGTGGACCGAGACGCTGCGCTCCATCCTCGCCGGGACCGACTGA
- a CDS encoding ArsR/SmtB family transcription factor — protein MPTDDLPETLHVTTDKQLRAVSSLTRHRIMAVLRFEPATITQIAERVGLAKGSSSYHVRLLERAGLVKVVRTRKVRGVTERYYAMAAGSIVLPDPGEGGRDTLMRHAVADLEAAPKDAERHVRMAHLRLTDEQFAELGARLHALADEFRELSDPSLPDTSLVFALFRPASHQQPEGSAG, from the coding sequence ATGCCCACTGACGATCTTCCCGAGACGCTTCACGTCACGACCGACAAGCAGCTCCGCGCCGTCTCCAGCCTCACGCGTCACCGCATCATGGCCGTGCTCCGCTTCGAGCCCGCGACGATCACCCAGATCGCCGAACGCGTGGGCCTCGCGAAGGGAAGCTCCAGCTACCACGTACGGCTGCTCGAACGGGCCGGCCTGGTGAAGGTGGTACGCACCAGGAAGGTCCGCGGGGTCACCGAGCGGTACTACGCCATGGCCGCCGGGTCGATCGTGCTTCCCGACCCGGGCGAGGGCGGACGGGACACGCTGATGCGGCACGCCGTCGCGGACCTGGAAGCGGCGCCGAAGGATGCCGAGCGGCACGTGCGGATGGCCCATCTGCGGCTCACCGACGAGCAGTTCGCGGAGCTCGGGGCGCGGCTGCACGCGCTGGCCGACGAGTTCCGGGAGCTGTCCGACCCCTCGCTCCCCGACACCTCACTCGTCTTCGCGCTGTTCCGGCCGGCGTCGCACCAGCAGCCCGAGGGGAGCGCCGGATGA
- a CDS encoding MFS transporter, which produces MSTDVRQLGTGFGRLWTAQTVSSLGDGVSHAALPLIALSLTRNPMALAVVTAAGTLPWLLFGVLGGALVDRWDRRRTMWATDALRAVLLAIPAVAAALDLLSIPLLAAVAFLLGLGGLFFDTAATAYLPDLLGRDPALLERANSRLRGAQTAASGFAGPPAGSALLALGRAVPLLADAVSFALSALLVRSLPAAPRPVPQVRESLLRQARAGASYVFRDRLLLGLALRPAVGNIAFLAVETVLALFAHDRLGVGTFGFGLLLTAEATGGLLGAGIASFLGRRLGTGTALTCTAAVEGLAILGLAAAPNPYAAGLALAVCGAGMGATMVLGPSLRQAIVPAHLMGRVASTSRMLAMCAAPFGAFLGGWLAHAYDVRTPICTAAALLLTMTAITATMTSNRRVEAALRTAAPAGDPDRPAPLNPAQQSAS; this is translated from the coding sequence ATGAGCACGGACGTACGGCAGTTGGGGACCGGGTTCGGGCGCCTGTGGACCGCGCAGACGGTGTCCTCGCTCGGCGACGGGGTGTCGCACGCCGCGCTGCCGCTGATCGCGTTGTCGCTGACCCGGAATCCGATGGCGCTCGCCGTCGTCACGGCCGCCGGAACACTGCCGTGGCTGCTCTTCGGGGTGCTCGGCGGCGCGCTGGTGGACCGCTGGGACCGCCGGCGCACGATGTGGGCCACGGACGCGCTGCGCGCCGTGCTGCTCGCGATACCGGCGGTCGCGGCCGCGCTCGACCTGCTGAGCATCCCGCTGCTCGCGGCCGTCGCCTTCCTGCTCGGTCTCGGCGGTCTGTTCTTCGACACGGCCGCCACGGCCTATCTGCCGGATCTGCTCGGCCGCGACCCGGCGCTTCTTGAACGCGCCAACTCCCGTCTGCGCGGCGCCCAGACCGCCGCGTCCGGCTTCGCGGGGCCGCCCGCGGGCAGCGCCCTGCTGGCGCTCGGGCGCGCGGTTCCGCTGCTCGCCGACGCCGTGTCGTTCGCGCTGTCCGCCCTGCTCGTACGGTCGCTGCCCGCCGCGCCCCGGCCCGTACCGCAGGTCCGTGAGTCACTGCTGCGGCAGGCGCGGGCCGGCGCGTCGTATGTGTTCCGGGACCGGTTGCTGCTCGGGCTCGCACTGCGCCCGGCGGTCGGGAACATCGCCTTCCTCGCCGTGGAGACGGTCCTCGCCCTCTTCGCCCACGACCGTCTCGGCGTCGGCACCTTCGGCTTCGGCCTGCTGCTCACGGCGGAAGCCACCGGCGGCCTGCTCGGCGCGGGCATCGCCTCCTTCCTCGGCCGGCGACTGGGCACCGGCACCGCCCTGACCTGCACGGCCGCGGTGGAGGGGCTGGCCATCCTGGGCCTCGCCGCCGCCCCGAACCCGTACGCCGCGGGCCTCGCACTCGCCGTCTGCGGAGCGGGCATGGGCGCCACGATGGTGCTCGGCCCCTCCCTTCGGCAGGCGATCGTCCCCGCCCACCTGATGGGCCGGGTCGCCTCCACCTCCCGCATGCTGGCCATGTGCGCCGCGCCGTTCGGCGCCTTCCTCGGCGGCTGGCTGGCCCACGCGTACGACGTGCGCACCCCGATCTGCACCGCCGCCGCCCTCCTTCTCACCATGACCGCCATCACGGCGACCATGACCAGCAACCGCCGGGTCGAGGCGGCGCTGCGCACCGCGGCCCCGGCCGGCGATCCCGACCGGCCGGCGCCTTTGAATCCCGCGCAGCAGAGCGCCAGTTGA
- a CDS encoding class I SAM-dependent methyltransferase, giving the protein MPTLSQGQPDTSGPEPHRHRQTAESFGVDAERYDRARPPYPQALVDRIVAASPGRHVLDVGAGTGIEARQFRAAGCTVLGVEPDERMAAFARRGRIEVEVARFEDWQPAGRQFDAVIAGTAWHWVDPVAGAAKAAQVLRPGGRLAPFHHVPQLPAEVIDALTEALQRVAPDSPFNPGLLRGSAADAYQPLFAKIANGIRQTGSFSEPEQWRFAWERTYSREEWLDQLPTFGGLTQLPADKMAQVLDSTGTAIDKLGGHATMPYTSVVITATRSPTA; this is encoded by the coding sequence ATGCCCACTTTATCGCAGGGACAGCCGGACACGTCCGGACCCGAGCCCCACCGCCACCGGCAGACGGCCGAGTCGTTCGGAGTGGACGCCGAACGCTACGACCGCGCCCGACCGCCGTATCCCCAGGCCCTGGTGGACAGGATCGTCGCGGCAAGCCCCGGCCGGCACGTCCTCGACGTCGGAGCCGGAACCGGCATCGAGGCCCGGCAGTTCCGGGCGGCCGGCTGCACGGTGCTCGGTGTCGAGCCCGACGAGCGGATGGCCGCCTTCGCGCGACGCGGCCGTATCGAGGTCGAGGTCGCCAGGTTCGAGGACTGGCAGCCGGCCGGGCGGCAGTTCGACGCGGTCATCGCCGGAACTGCCTGGCACTGGGTGGACCCCGTCGCCGGCGCGGCCAAGGCGGCCCAGGTGCTCAGGCCCGGCGGCCGACTCGCCCCCTTCCACCACGTCCCCCAGCTCCCGGCCGAGGTGATCGACGCCCTCACCGAAGCACTCCAACGGGTCGCCCCCGATTCCCCGTTCAACCCCGGCCTGCTCAGAGGATCGGCCGCGGACGCCTACCAGCCGTTGTTCGCGAAGATCGCCAACGGGATCCGGCAGACCGGCAGCTTCAGTGAGCCGGAACAGTGGCGCTTCGCCTGGGAGCGTACCTACTCCCGGGAGGAGTGGCTCGACCAGCTCCCCACTTTCGGCGGCCTCACCCAACTCCCCGCGGACAAAATGGCGCAGGTCCTGGACAGCACCGGGACCGCGATCGACAAGCTCGGTGGCCACGCCACCATGCCCTACACATCCGTCGTGATCACCGCGACCCGCTCCCCTACGGCCTGA
- a CDS encoding TetR/AcrR family transcriptional regulator, with product MPSGVHLHNVRGQLFEAAERVLLRDGPDALTSRAVTEEANCAKGVLHRHFADFDAFLAELVLDRVRGIEDRTTTLRATAGTGSVVDNLVDALQDLFGPVTVAIVALITFRDGLRARLREAGLTGIPLAMQGTAMIAAYLTAERELGRLAGDADIDTLAPTLVGAGHLLFADRTSAPPQTAAVRKMVTTVIVGALRPPQP from the coding sequence ATGCCGTCAGGGGTGCACCTCCACAACGTGCGCGGCCAGTTGTTCGAAGCCGCCGAGCGTGTCCTGCTTCGGGACGGGCCCGACGCGTTGACCAGCCGGGCGGTCACGGAGGAGGCGAACTGTGCCAAGGGTGTGCTGCACCGGCACTTCGCCGACTTCGACGCCTTCCTGGCGGAACTGGTCCTCGATCGTGTCCGCGGCATCGAGGACCGGACCACGACTCTGCGCGCGACCGCCGGGACCGGGAGCGTGGTGGACAACCTGGTCGACGCGCTGCAGGATCTGTTCGGTCCGGTCACGGTGGCGATCGTCGCGCTCATCACCTTCCGCGACGGCCTTCGCGCCCGGCTGCGCGAGGCCGGTCTGACCGGCATCCCCCTGGCCATGCAGGGCACCGCCATGATCGCCGCATACCTCACCGCTGAGCGGGAGTTGGGGCGCCTGGCCGGTGACGCAGACATCGACACACTCGCCCCCACCCTCGTCGGGGCCGGGCACCTGCTGTTCGCCGACCGGACAAGCGCCCCACCACAGACCGCCGCCGTCCGCAAGATGGTGACCACCGTCATCGTCGGCGCCTTGCGACCGCCCCAGCCGTAA
- a CDS encoding MFS transporter, with product MTTTDVMQRHRPGLALGVLAGALALDVSGLGVLNAALPSVGERFHLDEATLQWVMIAYAVTFAGFLLVGGRLADVFGRRRVFEAGIALFTLAALVGAVAPSTAMLLGARAAQGIGAALSGPAALALLTEVFPAGPERNRAFSVYAAVGAASFSGGVMLGGVLTQFFGWRSVLWFSVAVGVAVLSATRAGLPGGVGRGGRLDLPGAISGTIGLTLLVVGASSGGAVAWGSLCAAVLCLVLFVARERGTPDPVLPLGLFRLSSVRSASLAAFLQYMGSVGMLFFAPLYLQGMLKYSPVESGLALVPMSAGVFLTANFATGRLLAKYTPRTLMTVGLVLIGVGTALWMSTPHQGDYVLHVLPGLVISGIGQGLNFPSMTSAGLTGVEPERHAVAGAVNVVAQQIGASVGVAVMVLIAATSDDQLTGYHLAYLAAGVACVLGAVVIATTGRRDKAI from the coding sequence ATGACGACGACCGACGTGATGCAACGACACAGGCCGGGCCTGGCACTCGGCGTACTGGCCGGGGCGCTCGCTCTGGACGTGAGCGGTCTGGGCGTCCTCAACGCCGCCCTGCCGTCCGTCGGGGAACGCTTCCACCTCGACGAAGCCACCCTCCAATGGGTCATGATCGCCTACGCCGTCACCTTCGCCGGCTTCCTGCTGGTGGGTGGACGGCTGGCCGATGTGTTCGGCCGGCGCCGGGTGTTCGAGGCCGGGATCGCCCTGTTCACGCTGGCCGCGCTGGTCGGCGCCGTCGCACCGAGCACCGCGATGCTGCTTGGTGCGCGAGCGGCCCAGGGCATCGGAGCGGCCCTGTCGGGACCGGCCGCGCTGGCCCTGCTCACCGAGGTGTTCCCGGCCGGACCGGAACGCAACAGGGCCTTCAGCGTGTACGCCGCGGTCGGCGCGGCGAGTTTCAGCGGCGGTGTGATGCTGGGAGGTGTGCTGACCCAGTTCTTCGGCTGGCGCTCGGTGCTGTGGTTTTCGGTGGCGGTGGGCGTGGCGGTGCTGTCCGCGACGCGCGCCGGGCTGCCCGGCGGTGTCGGACGCGGCGGCCGCCTCGACCTGCCCGGAGCGATCTCGGGCACGATCGGCCTCACCCTGCTGGTCGTCGGCGCGAGCAGTGGTGGTGCGGTGGCGTGGGGTTCACTCTGCGCCGCGGTGCTGTGCCTGGTGCTCTTCGTGGCACGCGAGCGCGGCACGCCCGACCCGGTGCTTCCGCTGGGACTTTTCCGGCTCTCCTCGGTGCGGTCCGCGAGCCTGGCGGCGTTCCTCCAGTACATGGGCTCGGTGGGGATGCTGTTCTTCGCACCGCTGTATCTGCAGGGGATGCTGAAGTACTCGCCGGTCGAGTCCGGGCTCGCCCTGGTGCCGATGTCGGCGGGCGTCTTCCTGACCGCCAACTTCGCCACCGGGCGCCTCCTTGCCAAGTACACGCCCCGTACGCTGATGACCGTCGGGCTCGTCCTGATCGGCGTGGGGACGGCGCTGTGGATGAGCACGCCCCACCAGGGCGACTACGTGCTGCACGTGCTGCCCGGCCTGGTGATCAGCGGCATTGGCCAGGGACTGAACTTCCCCTCGATGACGTCCGCGGGCCTCACCGGCGTCGAGCCCGAGCGCCACGCGGTCGCCGGCGCGGTGAACGTGGTGGCACAACAGATCGGCGCGAGCGTCGGCGTGGCGGTCATGGTCCTGATAGCGGCAACCAGCGACGACCAACTCACCGGCTACCACCTCGCCTACCTCGCGGCCGGCGTCGCCTGTGTGCTGGGTGCGGTGGTCATCGCCACGACGGGGCGCCGCGACAAAGCTATTTGA